In Dromaius novaehollandiae isolate bDroNov1 chromosome 4, bDroNov1.hap1, whole genome shotgun sequence, a single genomic region encodes these proteins:
- the PKD2 gene encoding polycystin-2 isoform X2, giving the protein MYQTSPRSLLSLYWTRLSCWGEEGLWGTRLMEENNTSREQYLKSVLRELITYLIFLVVLCVLTYGTVSSSMYYYTRVMSQLFLETPVSKMEKTDFKTLSTMDDFWKFTEGPLLDGLYWEMWYNNKTMAENKSFIYYENLLLGVPRIRQLKVRNGSCSIPEDLKDEIKDCYDVYSVANEDTAPFGLRNGTAWTYTKEKDLNGSSHWGLIATYSGAGYYQDLSRTREVTAVQIASLKKNLWLDRGTRAAFIDFSVYNANINLFCVVRLLVEFPATGGLVTSWQFQPVKLIHYISTFDFFLAACEMAFCLFVLYYMVEEILEIHIHKLHYFRSLWNCLDILIIVLSVVAIGINIYRTSTVDMLLKKLLEDQNSFPNFEPLAYWQIQFNNIAAVTVFFVWIKLFKFVNFNRTMSQLSTTMSRCVKDVIGFAIMFFIIFLAYAQLAYLVFGTQIDDFSTFQDCIFTQFRIILGDFNFTEVEEANRILGPIYFTTFVFFMFFILLNMFLAIINDTYSEVKSDMAHQKAEMELSDLIRKGYNKAMIKLKLKKTTVDDISESLRQGGGKLNFDELRQDLKGKGHTDAEIEAIFTKYDQDGDQELTEHEHQQMRDDLEKEREDLDLDRSSLPRPLSSRSFPRSLDDSEEDEDEDSGHSSRRRGSSSSGVSYEEFQVLMRRVDRMEHSIGSIVSKIDAVIVKLEAMERAKLKRRDVLGRLLDGVTEDERLGRDNEIHREQMERLVREELERWESDDTASQMSHRLGTPLGMNGQPRSRSSRPSSSQSDGIDGGGGNGGNNIHV; this is encoded by the exons ATGTACCAAACCTCACCAAGATCCCTACTGTCTCTTTATTGGACACGTCTTTCCTGTTGGGGAGAGGAAG GTCTGTGGGGCACAAGACTCATGGAAGAAAACAACACTAGCAGAGAGCAATACCTGAAAAGTGTTTTGCGGGAGCTGATAACATACCTCATTTTTCTTGTGGTCTTGTGTGTCC TGACTTACGGGACAGTGAGTTCCAGTATGTACTATTATACAAGGGTAATGTCGCAGCTCTTCCTGGAAACACCTGTatcaaaaatggagaaaactgatTTCAAAACTTTGTCCACAATGGACGACTTCTGGAAG TTCACCGAAGGCCCTTTGCTGGATGGTCTTTACTGGGAGATGTGGTACAACAACAAAACCATGGCTGAAAACAAAAGCTTCATTTATTATGAGAACCTGCTTCTAGGGGTGCCTCGCATTCGGCAGCTGAAAGTGAGAAATGGTTCGTGCTCAATACCTGAAGACTTAAAGGATGAAATCAAAGACTGCTATGATGTCTATTCTGTAGCTAATGAAGACACTGCTCCTTTTGGGCTTCGAAACGGAACAGC CTGGACATACACCAAGGAGAAGGATTTGAatgggagcagccactggggctTGATTGCCACGTACAGTGGAGCTGGTTATTATCAAGACCTCTCAAGGACCAGAGAAGTGACAGCTGTGCAGATTGCAAGCCTTAAGAAGAACCTGTGGCTGGACAGAGGGACAAGAGCAGCTTTCATTGATTTCTCCGTCTACAATGCAAACATCAACCTATTTTGTGTTGTCAG gttgtTAGTGGAGTTTCCAGCAACTGGAGGCCTTGTTACATCTTGGCAGTTTCAGCCAGTGAAGCTGATTCACTACATCTCCACTTTTGATTTTTTCCTGGCAGCCTGTGAAAtggcattttgtctttttgttctttattataTGGTGGAAGAGATCTTAGAAATTCACATTCATAAACTGCACTACTTCAGGAGTCTCTGGAATTGTCTTGATATCCTGATCATTGTG CTCTCTGTGGTAGCTATAGGAATCAACATCTATAGGACATCAACTGTAGATATGCTCCTGAAGAAACTGCTGGAAGATCAAAACTCCTTCCCCAATTTTGAACCTTTGGCATATTGGCAAATACAGTTCAACAATATTGCTGCAGTCACTGTGTTTTTTGTCTGGATTAAG ctttTCAAATTTGTGAACTTCAACAGAACGATGAGTCAGTTATCCACTACCATGTCTCGCTGTGTCAAAGATGTCATTGGCTTTGCTattatgttttttattattttcttagcaTATGCTCAGTTGGCCTATCTTGTCTTTGGCACTCAAATTGATGACTTCAGCACTTTCCAGGACTGCAT atttacTCAATTCCGCATCATTTTGGGAGACTTTAACTTCACAGAGGTTGAAGAAGCTAATCGAATTTTGGGACCAATTTATTTCACTACATTTGTGTTCTTTATGTTCTTCATTCTTTTG AACATGTTTTTGGCCATTATCAATGATACGTATTCTGAAGTCAAATCGGATATGGCACACCAGAAGGCAGAAATGGAACTGTCTGACCTTATCAGAAAG GGCTACAACAAAGCCATGATCAAACTTAAATTGAAGAAAACTACTGTCGATGACATTTCAGAAAGCCTGAGACAAGGTGGGGGGAAATTAAATTTTGATGAACTCCGACAAGATCTAAAAGG GAAGGGTCATACTGATGCAGAGATCGAAGCAATATTTACCAAATACGACCAGGATGGGGACCAGGAATTGACAGAGCATGAACATCAGCAGATGAGAGATGATCTGGAGAAAGAGAGG GAGGATCTCGATCTGGATAGGAGCTCTCTGCCACGTCCTCTGAGCAGCCGCAGCTTCCCCCGGAGCTTGGATGACTCTGAGGAGGACGAGGATGAAGACAGCGGACACAGTTCTAGGAGGAGGGGCAGCAGCTCTAGTGGGGTTTCCTACGAAGAGTTTCAAGT GCTCATGAGGCGGGTCGATCGCATGGAGCATTCCATCGGCAGTATTGTTTCCAAGATCGATGCTGTTATCGTAAAGCTCGAAGCAATGGAGAGGGCCAAACTGAAAAGGAGAGATGTGTTAGGGAGACTGTTGGATGGAGTGACGGAG GATGAAAGACTGGGTCGAGACAACGAAATCCACAGGGAACAAATGGAACGGCTTGTGCGAGAGGAGTTGGAGCGCTGGGAATCAGATGATACCGCATCCCAAATGAGCCATCGTTTGGGTACGCCACTTGGAATGAACGGCCAGCCTCGTTCGAGGAGCTCCCGGCCATCTTCCTCGCAGTCGGATGGTAttgatggaggaggaggaaatgggGGGAATAACATCCATGTGTAA